Genomic window (Candidatus Eisenbacteria bacterium):
GGTCTCCCCGGGAAAGCCCACGATGATGTCCGTCGTGAGCGCGAGCCCCGGGATCGCGGCGCGGAGCCTCGCCACGAGGGCCTCGTACTGCTCGATCGTGTAGATGCGGCGCATCCGCTCGAGCACGGCGTTCGAGCCGGACTGGAGCGGGAGGTGCACCTGGGGGCACACCTTCTCGCACGAGGCGATCGCGTCGATGGCGCGGTCGGTCATGTCGGAGGGATGGGGCGACGTGAAGCGGATCCGCTCGATTCCCTGGACGCGGTTCGCGCGACGGAGCAGCTCGGCGAAGTCGGCATCGCCGTCCCGGTACGCGTTCACGGTCTGTCCGAGAAAGACGATCTCCTTGAATCCCTCCGCCGCGGCCATCTCGACCTGGCGGACCACCTCCTCGATCGGGAGGCTTCGCTCGCGGCCGCGCACGTACGGGACGATGCAGAAGGCGCAGAACTTGTCGCATCCGCGCATGATGCTGACCCACGCGCGAACGCCGTCGGCGCGCGCGGGAGCGAGGTCGCCATAGGTCTCGTCGCGGCTCAGGCGGACGGCGAGCGTCGGCTCCTCGCGGGCCTGATCGACCAGCTCCGGAAGGTGGCGGTATCCGTCCGGACCGATGACGAGGTCCACCTGGGGGACCTTCTCGATCAGCTTCCCCTTCAGGTGCTGCGCCATGCAGCCGGCCACGCCGAGCACGACGCCGGGCTTCCGGACCTTGTAGCGGCTCAATTCGCCGAGCCTGCCGTACACGCGCTGCTCGGCGTGCTCGCGGATGGCGCACGTGTTGACCAGGATGACGTCGGCCTGGGCGGCTTCCTGGACACGGGTGAACCCGGCCTGGCGGAGCTGGCCGAGCATCAGCTCCGAGTCGGCCACGTTCATCTGGCAGCCGTAGGTCTCGATGTAGATCTGCCGCGACATGGGCGACGATTATACGCGATCCATGAGGCGAGGGCTTGGCCTACTCCGGCACGACGCGAATCATGCCAGAGAGCTGGAGATCGATTCTGCCGCTTCCCTGGGCCGTCAGGTCCACCGGACCCGGCGGGATGAAGCGGCTGGGCCAGGCGATACCTTCCCGCATCCGCAGGACTCTCGTCCCAAGGGGGATCTCACCCTCGACTTCCAGGGTTCGCGGGTCAGGGTAGTGCACCCGAAAGATCTGCGTGCCATCCCGCAGTACCAGGATGGTGTGCGGGTCCGGCCGCCGGCTGCGAATGTACGGCGCCATGTGCATGATCGTGTTCTGGCGAATCTCGGCGACCCGTGCGGATGTGCGGGAGGGCGTCGTTGCAGCGACGTCACAGCTCACGAGGAGTCCGAGACTGTCCGATTCAACGGTCAGGAAGGTCTCGTCCGCGACGGACATTTCATACCGATCGGATGCCATGACTCGAAGCCGCACGCCTCCCAGTGCCAAGGTCATCGCCCCCGGCTCTTCCGAGCGATCGACGGGCGCCGCGCGCATCGCGGGCGAGAGGCCCCTCGGGCGCATGGATTCGGGCAGGTACCACGTCTGGGAGTACTTCCAGCTCGCGTACCTTCCTCCAAGGATGGCGATGCCCGTGAGAACGAACCCGAGCGCGCCGAGCTTGATCGCGCTTCCCCAGTTCCGGTTCGCAAGCCGATGGAGCGCGACCACCGCCGCGCCAGTGCCCGCGAGCAGCAGAAGGAGGTGTGGAAGGTATTCAGGGCTCAACGTCGCACCTGTCAGGAACCAGTGCGGAGACCGTCATCGAGAGCAACGGTACACCTCCAAGGTTTCCTCCGGAACAGGTATGGACCGCTCGACGTGT
Coding sequences:
- the miaB gene encoding tRNA (N6-isopentenyl adenosine(37)-C2)-methylthiotransferase MiaB, whose translation is MSRQIYIETYGCQMNVADSELMLGQLRQAGFTRVQEAAQADVILVNTCAIREHAEQRVYGRLGELSRYKVRKPGVVLGVAGCMAQHLKGKLIEKVPQVDLVIGPDGYRHLPELVDQAREEPTLAVRLSRDETYGDLAPARADGVRAWVSIMRGCDKFCAFCIVPYVRGRERSLPIEEVVRQVEMAAAEGFKEIVFLGQTVNAYRDGDADFAELLRRANRVQGIERIRFTSPHPSDMTDRAIDAIASCEKVCPQVHLPLQSGSNAVLERMRRIYTIEQYEALVARLRAAIPGLALTTDIIVGFPGETAEDFDATHDVMRRIRYDGAFLFKYSPRPGARSAEWPETVSDEEKTRRMTVLIEHQKQASLERHQEWVGREVEVLVEGPAKRRPDQWFGKTGHFKTAVFPHGSERVGDLVRMRVAAASPYTLFAEGVPAADRVLEDVTA